A stretch of Chitinophaga caeni DNA encodes these proteins:
- a CDS encoding glycoside hydrolase family 76 protein: MKSWILISMVALAGIHLACGKDEHKDVPITPPKEVSFTAKDATNALNYFNKAYYDPAKKLYFPTTEKNGVAAIWTQAIYWDMIMNAYLRTGDDQWKIMIHDVFEGNYQHYDHFNWENRQVWFIHDDMMWWIISLARAYQITGTEEYLNYSKSGFERVWNESYDAVDGGMWWDFKKSGKNACINFPTVIAAATLYNITKDEMYLTKAKSIFEWGANNLYDSTKGRVADNNVNGNKGWSDYTYNQGTFIGAATLLYKITGDSKYLGYAVKAADYTKMSMCDGNGIMPPEGDWNEQGILKAIFGHYIMNLVNEGKQDQYLPWLRKNINLAWGNRDAARGITYRNYNVTCPTGIVQSYESSSTVMLMQVCPPGE, encoded by the coding sequence ATGAAAAGTTGGATATTGATTTCGATGGTTGCGCTTGCCGGAATTCACTTGGCTTGTGGTAAAGATGAACATAAAGATGTGCCTATTACTCCGCCGAAAGAGGTTTCGTTTACGGCAAAAGATGCAACAAACGCTTTGAATTATTTCAATAAAGCGTATTATGATCCGGCAAAGAAGCTGTACTTCCCTACTACCGAAAAAAATGGGGTAGCCGCTATCTGGACGCAAGCTATTTATTGGGATATGATCATGAATGCTTATTTAAGAACAGGTGATGATCAATGGAAAATTATGATCCACGATGTGTTTGAAGGTAATTATCAACATTACGATCATTTTAATTGGGAAAACCGCCAGGTATGGTTTATCCATGACGATATGATGTGGTGGATCATTTCCCTAGCCAGGGCCTATCAAATCACCGGTACAGAAGAGTATCTTAATTATTCTAAAAGCGGATTTGAGAGGGTATGGAATGAATCTTACGACGCTGTCGATGGTGGGATGTGGTGGGACTTTAAGAAGTCAGGTAAAAATGCCTGTATCAACTTCCCGACTGTAATTGCAGCAGCAACTTTATACAATATAACGAAAGACGAAATGTATTTGACCAAAGCGAAAAGCATTTTTGAATGGGGCGCCAACAATTTATATGATAGCACTAAAGGTCGCGTGGCAGACAATAATGTTAACGGCAACAAAGGTTGGTCGGATTATACATACAACCAGGGCACATTTATTGGTGCCGCTACATTGTTATATAAAATCACCGGGGATTCTAAGTATTTGGGTTATGCAGTTAAAGCAGCCGATTATACTAAGATGAGTATGTGTGATGGCAACGGGATCATGCCGCCGGAAGGAGACTGGAATGAACAAGGTATTTTGAAAGCCATATTTGGTCATTATATAATGAACTTGGTGAATGAAGGTAAGCAGGACCAGTATTTACCTTGGCTAAGGAAGAATATCAACTTGGCCTGGGGTAACCGCGATGCGGCCAGGGGAATTACTTACCGTAATTATAATGTAACCTGCCCTACCGGTATCGTGCAGTCATACGAATCGAGCAGTACGGTAATGTTAATGCAAGTTTGCCCACCCGGAGAATAA
- a CDS encoding RagB/SusD family nutrient uptake outer membrane protein: MKKLIYILLAMAIFTSCSKFLDQVPDDRLTIEETFRTWETARKFLADVYRRVPDEFGQRNPGGNNNAGLWTGGSDEADYVWSFVQSNEVNIGNWDANSGFVGDYWRNFYKGIRAASVFMQNADKITDLSPALITQYKAEARALRAMYYFYLLRIYGPVVILPENAAPVDTTLQMPRNSIEECVNFITSELQTASGNLPVFPNNDQDYGRVTKGAALAFRANAFMYGASPLFNGNTDYADLKNPDGKQLINQTFDVNKWKEAANAYKSFIDQFVPGTYSLFKKNNAEGQFDPYLSCRDAILTDWNPEVIFARVGNSLGPRQYELTPYHNGAASRDVKGSGGLGATQNMVDAFFTENGRSIDDPLSGYQETGFSDFKTPYDTQERSIYNQWAHREPRFYVNITFDGSLWLNKSYGEIITRFNNTGNSGKQTGGGDYTTTGYVVRKAMGLGKWDVNDRTLILVRLAEIYLSYAECLNESEPGNPDILKYLNLIRERAGIPTYGSAELPAPNGQDAMRDAIRKERRVELAFENNRFFDVRRWKIAEQTEDGPIYGLNIYSDMPGFLNVVPFETRVFNKRHYLFPIPSDDINNDKQLVQNPGW; this comes from the coding sequence ATGAAAAAGTTAATATACATTCTTTTAGCAATGGCCATATTTACTTCATGTTCTAAGTTCTTGGATCAAGTGCCGGATGACAGGCTAACAATCGAAGAAACATTTAGAACATGGGAAACGGCCCGTAAGTTTTTAGCAGACGTTTACCGTAGGGTACCTGATGAGTTTGGACAAAGAAACCCCGGGGGTAATAATAATGCCGGTTTATGGACCGGGGGAAGTGATGAAGCGGATTATGTTTGGTCTTTCGTACAGTCCAATGAAGTCAATATCGGTAATTGGGATGCTAACTCCGGTTTTGTTGGAGATTATTGGAGAAATTTTTATAAAGGCATCCGTGCTGCAAGTGTTTTTATGCAGAATGCCGATAAAATCACGGATCTTTCCCCTGCACTTATTACTCAATATAAAGCAGAAGCGAGAGCGCTTAGGGCAATGTATTATTTTTACCTGTTGCGTATTTACGGCCCGGTGGTTATCCTGCCCGAAAACGCAGCCCCGGTAGATACAACATTGCAAATGCCTAGAAATTCTATCGAGGAATGTGTAAATTTTATCACTAGCGAGTTGCAAACCGCATCGGGGAATCTACCCGTATTTCCCAATAATGATCAAGATTACGGCCGTGTAACGAAAGGAGCTGCCCTTGCTTTCAGGGCAAATGCATTTATGTATGGAGCCAGTCCTTTATTTAATGGTAATACTGATTATGCCGATCTGAAAAACCCTGACGGCAAACAATTAATTAATCAAACTTTTGATGTCAATAAATGGAAAGAAGCAGCAAATGCTTACAAATCATTTATTGACCAATTCGTGCCCGGCACCTATTCATTATTTAAGAAGAATAATGCTGAAGGTCAATTTGATCCCTATCTTTCTTGCCGCGATGCTATCCTAACCGACTGGAATCCAGAGGTAATATTTGCACGCGTAGGCAACTCTCTCGGTCCCCGTCAATATGAACTAACGCCCTATCATAATGGCGCTGCATCCCGCGATGTAAAGGGGAGCGGCGGCTTAGGCGCTACCCAAAATATGGTGGATGCTTTCTTCACCGAAAATGGTAGAAGCATCGATGATCCATTATCCGGTTACCAAGAAACAGGTTTCTCGGATTTTAAAACACCGTATGACACGCAAGAAAGGAGTATTTATAATCAATGGGCGCACCGCGAGCCAAGGTTTTATGTCAATATTACTTTTGATGGTAGTTTATGGTTGAATAAGTCATACGGTGAGATCATTACCAGGTTTAACAATACTGGGAATTCGGGAAAACAAACCGGGGGTGGCGATTATACAACTACTGGGTACGTGGTCAGGAAAGCAATGGGGCTTGGTAAATGGGATGTAAATGACCGTACGCTCATCTTGGTAAGGTTAGCAGAAATTTATTTGAGCTATGCAGAATGTTTGAATGAATCTGAACCTGGGAATCCGGATATACTGAAGTACTTGAATTTAATTCGTGAAAGAGCGGGTATACCAACTTATGGCTCCGCTGAATTACCGGCTCCTAACGGTCAAGATGCTATGCGTGACGCTATACGTAAAGAGAGACGTGTAGAGCTGGCTTTCGAAAATAACCGTTTCTTCGATGTAAGGCGTTGGAAAATAGCAGAACAAACGGAAGATGGCCCCATATACGGGTTAAATATCTATAGTGATATGCCAGGTTTCTTGAACGTAGTGCCTTTTGAAACCAGGGTATTCAATAAAAGGCATTATTTATTCCCGATACCATCAGATGATATCAATAACGATAAGCAGTTGGTTCAAAACCCGGGTTGGTAA
- a CDS encoding SusC/RagA family TonB-linked outer membrane protein: protein MKKLIQTLRNRVVAIAFFLAGCATFFPAYAGHGQVLTKTNVTISLRDGTLESAIEKIHANTKVTFAYDKQLLRSYRVEKISFKKQRLDKVLAALLTQHALAFEEVNNIVVINKPKPGNALGAGNTLAAQDMTISGKVVDEKGIPLPGVSVAVQGSTTMTTTDVKGEFKILVPGNAAKLAFSYIGYERLIVAVDKSTNLNIRMKLSSQSLDEFAVIGFGTQRKVSLVGAQSTIKPAELKQPASDITALLAGRVAGLVGVQRTGEPGKGAADIWIRGIATFGGGNSANPLILVDGVERPINNISPEDIESFTVLKDAAGTAVYGVRGANGVIIIKTKRGKVGKPQIYLDYNEGVNTFTKRPEMLDGITYMNLANEALTTRDQNPKYSQEYIENTRNQVDPYLYPNVDWMDAVFNKYGHTRSANLNASGGVENAQYYISLGYFNETGFLKTDDLAKYNSSLKFNRYNFTTNVNLNVTKTTKLDVGIQGYFSNGNYPGINTHDIFQSAMDAAPVAYPILYPGGLVPGQSSNGGFRNPYADLTRRGYRNEFRNQLFSNIRATQDLSMITEGLSATAMFAFDTYNQNYITRSKREDTYFPDQNEPYKPDGSLNLVKTYTGNQYLGFDRNDGERRTTRKFYTEAALNYDRAFKKHRVGGLALFYSSDYSNTLAGDFISSIPERSLGLAGRVTYSYDERYFAEFNFGYNGSELFAPGNRFGFFPAMGLAWVISNESFFGALKPTISFLKLRYSNGNTGLGSAAERFLYITNLNTYGGAYKYGKSFDNVDGINISRYATNVKWSVSNKQDLGIEIRMFEDRLNMNVDFFKEHRTGIFLKRASNVDFMGLENEQYANLGIVDNKGIDANIEYRMQLGQVGLTLRGNITYNKDILVENDMPPQQYPWMEHRGNNVLALYGYLSDGLFTSDDEIQKSAVPGDKSQVRPGDIKYKDLNGDGLINSNDMTRIGRGDVPSTVYGFGFDLSYKGFVFGVLFQGTADADRMLSGSAIIPFNSGGGLTNAYAIATDRWTVDNPSQDVFYPRLAYGEAPNKNNTQPSDWWVKDMSFMRLKSAMLAYNLPSEKLKKFGIHNSSIYLQGINLFTISKFKLWDPELNTSNGTSYPNVRTVSLGINLRF, encoded by the coding sequence CGTTGAAAAGATCTCTTTCAAAAAACAACGGTTAGATAAGGTGCTAGCCGCGCTTTTAACACAACATGCATTGGCTTTCGAGGAAGTGAATAATATTGTTGTAATTAATAAACCGAAACCCGGTAATGCCCTTGGTGCCGGGAATACCCTTGCTGCGCAGGATATGACCATCAGCGGTAAGGTGGTTGATGAAAAAGGTATTCCCCTGCCCGGCGTAAGCGTTGCTGTACAAGGCAGCACGACTATGACTACCACGGATGTCAAGGGGGAGTTCAAAATACTCGTACCCGGTAATGCAGCAAAACTGGCATTCAGCTACATTGGATACGAAAGGTTGATCGTTGCTGTAGATAAGTCAACGAATTTGAATATCCGGATGAAACTTTCCAGTCAATCATTAGACGAATTTGCAGTTATCGGTTTCGGTACGCAACGTAAAGTAAGTTTGGTAGGCGCACAATCTACAATTAAGCCCGCGGAGTTAAAACAACCTGCATCAGATATTACCGCTTTATTAGCAGGAAGGGTTGCTGGGCTGGTTGGTGTACAACGCACCGGGGAGCCAGGTAAGGGCGCCGCAGATATATGGATTCGAGGTATCGCAACATTCGGTGGCGGTAATAGCGCGAACCCTTTGATCTTGGTAGACGGTGTAGAAAGGCCGATCAATAATATTTCACCAGAAGATATAGAGTCCTTTACTGTATTGAAAGATGCGGCAGGTACCGCGGTTTATGGCGTACGTGGCGCCAACGGGGTTATTATTATTAAAACGAAAAGGGGGAAAGTGGGCAAACCACAAATATACCTCGACTATAACGAAGGTGTAAATACCTTTACAAAGCGCCCTGAAATGTTGGATGGCATCACGTATATGAACCTTGCCAACGAAGCTTTAACTACCCGCGATCAAAATCCGAAATATTCCCAGGAGTACATTGAAAATACCCGTAATCAAGTTGACCCTTACCTCTATCCCAATGTAGATTGGATGGATGCCGTTTTTAATAAATACGGTCATACCAGGAGCGCCAATCTTAATGCTAGTGGAGGTGTTGAAAACGCACAATATTATATTTCACTCGGGTATTTTAACGAAACCGGTTTCCTGAAGACCGATGATTTGGCAAAGTATAATTCATCCCTCAAGTTTAACAGGTATAATTTTACGACAAACGTTAACCTGAACGTAACTAAAACCACCAAATTAGATGTAGGTATTCAAGGCTATTTTTCCAATGGCAATTATCCGGGGATCAATACGCACGACATATTTCAGAGCGCGATGGATGCGGCGCCGGTCGCCTACCCAATCTTGTACCCTGGGGGCTTAGTGCCCGGTCAATCATCTAACGGCGGGTTCAGGAATCCCTATGCTGATCTTACCCGTCGTGGTTATAGGAACGAGTTTAGGAATCAACTGTTTTCGAATATCCGGGCTACGCAAGATTTGAGCATGATAACGGAAGGGTTAAGCGCTACCGCGATGTTTGCTTTTGATACATACAATCAAAATTATATTACCCGTAGCAAAAGGGAAGACACGTATTTCCCCGATCAAAATGAACCTTACAAACCAGATGGCAGCTTAAATCTTGTTAAAACGTATACGGGGAATCAATATTTAGGTTTTGACAGGAATGATGGAGAAAGGAGGACGACCCGCAAATTTTATACGGAAGCAGCATTGAATTATGATCGTGCTTTTAAGAAACATCGCGTTGGGGGCCTTGCGCTTTTCTATTCAAGCGATTATTCAAATACTTTGGCGGGCGATTTTATAAGTTCAATTCCTGAACGTTCTCTGGGGTTAGCAGGAAGGGTTACTTACTCTTACGACGAAAGATATTTTGCCGAGTTTAATTTTGGATATAATGGTTCCGAATTATTTGCCCCGGGAAATCGTTTCGGTTTCTTTCCGGCAATGGGTTTGGCTTGGGTCATTTCGAACGAGTCATTCTTCGGTGCTTTAAAACCGACTATTTCCTTCCTGAAACTGCGTTATTCAAATGGTAATACCGGTCTAGGCTCTGCCGCTGAAAGATTCTTATACATCACCAACCTAAATACTTATGGCGGCGCCTATAAATACGGGAAAAGTTTCGATAATGTTGATGGTATAAATATTAGTCGCTACGCAACAAATGTTAAGTGGTCCGTTTCCAATAAGCAGGATTTAGGAATCGAGATACGGATGTTTGAAGATAGGTTGAATATGAATGTTGACTTCTTCAAGGAGCACCGCACGGGCATATTCTTAAAACGTGCATCGAACGTAGATTTTATGGGCTTGGAAAATGAACAATACGCGAATCTCGGAATTGTTGATAACAAGGGGATTGATGCCAACATCGAGTATAGAATGCAATTGGGGCAAGTAGGTTTAACCTTGAGGGGTAATATTACTTATAACAAAGATATCTTGGTAGAGAATGATATGCCTCCACAGCAATATCCTTGGATGGAGCACAGGGGCAACAATGTGCTTGCATTGTATGGCTATTTATCCGATGGCTTGTTTACTTCTGATGATGAAATTCAAAAAAGTGCTGTGCCAGGTGATAAATCCCAGGTAAGGCCGGGAGATATTAAGTATAAAGATCTGAATGGTGATGGATTGATTAATTCCAATGATATGACTAGAATTGGGAGAGGCGATGTGCCATCTACCGTTTATGGTTTCGGTTTCGATTTAAGCTATAAAGGTTTTGTATTCGGAGTATTGTTCCAGGGAACAGCCGATGCAGATAGGATGCTGAGCGGTTCTGCAATTATTCCGTTTAATAGCGGTGGTGGCTTAACGAACGCTTATGCCATTGCAACGGATCGTTGGACAGTTGATAATCCTAGCCAAGATGTTTTCTATCCCCGCTTGGCATACGGGGAAGCGCCCAACAAGAATAATACGCAACCAAGCGATTGGTGGGTGAAAGACATGAGCTTTATGAGGTTAAAATCAGCCATGTTAGCATATAATTTGCCTTCTGAAAAGCTAAAGAAATTCGGTATACATAATTCTTCGATTTATTTGCAAGGGATCAATCTATTTACTATCAGCAAATTCAAATTGTGGGATCCTGAATTGAATACCAGCAATGGTACCTCGTATCCGAATGTTAGAACCGTTTCCCTAGGTATTAACCTCAGGTTCTAA